Proteins from a genomic interval of Lolium perenne isolate Kyuss_39 chromosome 1, Kyuss_2.0, whole genome shotgun sequence:
- the LOC139834121 gene encoding protein FAR1-RELATED SEQUENCE 1-like produces the protein MKKTIQTVLKSTTHRNCYFHIVTMMSQKESTFFAKNTGMSELLMYIAKNAFTPAEFEMGWNKEGARAQITCGNAIASTQTQMFLEQYEVIQDKCLSALDKKKLISSLKIAKTVTRHPFEKQALEQFTHDIFEKFQIKITNNTTFKVDGSLEPGRHLRLKRIVKFYDHMEFKRECFDVTFDDEKKNFMCSCKKMQRDGIHCCHVIKAMVHMEINDLPESFVI, from the exons ATGAAGAAAACAATACAAACAGTTCTAAAGTCTACAACCCACAGGAACTGCTACTTCCACATCGTGACCATGATGAGTCAGAaagagagcaccttctttgcaaAAAATACAGGAATGTCGGAACTGCTAATGTACATTGCAAAGAACGCATTCACACCAGCTGAGTTTGAAATGGGATGGAATAAA GAAGGAGCGAGAGCACAAATAACATGTGGAAATGCTATAGCCAGCACACAGACACAAATGTTCCTTGAACAATACGAGGTTATACAAGACAAGTGCTTATCTGCCCTGGACAAGAAGAAGCTCATATCATCACTGAAAATAGCAAAAACAGTAACAAGACACCCGTTTGAAAAGCAAGCTCTTGAACAATTCACACAtgacatattcgagaagttccagaTCAAGATCACAAACAACACGACATTCAAGGTAGATGGATCACTTGAACCTGGTCGCCACCTGCGGCTGAAAAGAATAGTGAAATTCTACGACCACATGGAATTCAAAAGGGAGTGTTTTGACGTCACATTTGACGATGAAAAAAAGAACTTCATGTGTTCCTGCAAGAAGATGCAGAGGGATGGTATACATTGCTGCCATGTAATAAAAGCAATGGTTCACATGGAGATCAATGATTTGCCAGAGAGTTTTGTGATTTAA